Proteins from a genomic interval of Lysobacter stagni:
- a CDS encoding WS/DGAT/MGAT family O-acyltransferase, which yields MSKVDTAWLRMERPTNPMMITGVLMFAQPMSLERLKRVVKERFLSYKRFRQKAVVTPAGAHWETDLDFKLDWHVQHAALPGRADKRALERFVSQLASSPLSHDRPLWQFHLVERYDGGGSALVARIHHSYADGIALVQVLLSLTDTEPDDGSTLPRTWLKKDHAGVARRVGAVDRYVQLGSKVVEKGLEMYRDPSLAAVLAKEGGEIARELLNALALSDDPPSLLRGRLGVSKRVAWAEPLDLEEVKAVGRACDCTVNDVLMATAAGALRSYMIERGDHVEGMTLRATVPVNLRPLEHARQLGNHFGLVFLDLPVGEENPIRRLERVAQCMQSLKGSRQAIVAYGLLAALGMAPAAVQGLALELFSRKATAVATNVPGPQQPLYLAGCQLREMMFWVPQTGSIGVGISILSYNGRVHFGLIADGRLIPDPDAVIRRFGAEFEKLLYLSLMGNWDVTLDADSAQALISTAD from the coding sequence ATGTCGAAGGTGGATACCGCCTGGCTGCGCATGGAGCGGCCGACCAATCCGATGATGATCACCGGCGTGCTGATGTTCGCCCAGCCGATGTCGCTGGAGCGCCTCAAGCGCGTGGTGAAGGAGCGCTTCCTGTCCTATAAGCGCTTCCGCCAGAAGGCGGTGGTAACGCCCGCCGGCGCGCACTGGGAAACCGACCTGGACTTCAAGCTCGACTGGCACGTGCAGCACGCGGCCTTGCCGGGACGCGCGGACAAGCGGGCGCTGGAACGCTTCGTCAGCCAGCTCGCGTCCTCGCCGCTCAGTCACGACCGCCCTCTCTGGCAGTTCCATCTGGTCGAGCGCTACGACGGCGGCGGTTCGGCGCTGGTGGCGCGCATCCACCACAGCTACGCGGACGGCATCGCGCTGGTGCAGGTGCTGCTCTCGCTCACCGACACCGAACCCGACGACGGCAGCACGCTGCCGCGCACATGGCTCAAGAAGGATCACGCCGGCGTCGCGCGACGCGTGGGCGCAGTGGATCGCTATGTGCAGCTGGGCAGCAAGGTGGTCGAGAAAGGGTTGGAGATGTACCGCGACCCCAGCCTCGCCGCCGTGCTGGCGAAGGAGGGTGGCGAGATCGCGCGCGAGCTGCTCAACGCGCTGGCGTTGTCCGACGACCCGCCTTCGCTGCTGCGCGGACGACTGGGTGTGAGCAAGCGCGTCGCGTGGGCGGAGCCGCTGGATCTGGAAGAGGTGAAGGCCGTCGGGCGCGCGTGCGACTGCACCGTCAACGACGTGCTCATGGCGACGGCCGCCGGTGCGCTGCGCAGCTACATGATCGAGCGCGGCGACCATGTCGAAGGCATGACGCTGCGGGCCACGGTGCCGGTCAACCTGCGCCCGCTCGAGCATGCGCGCCAGCTGGGCAACCACTTCGGACTGGTGTTCCTGGATCTGCCGGTGGGCGAGGAGAACCCGATCCGTCGCCTCGAGCGCGTCGCGCAATGCATGCAGTCGCTCAAGGGGTCGCGCCAGGCCATCGTCGCCTACGGCCTGCTGGCCGCGCTTGGCATGGCGCCGGCCGCCGTGCAGGGACTGGCGCTGGAGCTGTTCAGTCGCAAGGCGACCGCCGTGGCGACCAACGTGCCCGGGCCGCAGCAACCGTTGTATCTGGCCGGCTGCCAGCTGCGCGAGATGATGTTCTGGGTGCCACAGACCGGTTCGATCGGCGTGGGTATCTCCATCCTCAGCTACAACGGTCGCGTGCACTTCGGCCTCATCGCCGACGGCCGGCTCATTCCCGATCCGGACGCGGTGATCCGTCGCTTCGGTGCGGAGTTCGAGAAGCTGTTGTATCTGTCCTTGATGGGAAACTGGGACGTGACGCTCGATGCGGACTCTGCGCAAGCACTGATTTCTACCGCAGACTGA
- a CDS encoding OmpA family protein, protein MKNSIKTAILGLTAAALLAGCATSGGGYYGQPYPQQPQQQGQPQGQQQGMSKTSKGAIIGALAGVAAGLLSGDDATERRQRALVGAGVGGLAGAAIGNYQDRQERALREQMAGTGVEVVRQGNNITLNMPSGITFDFDKSNLKPEFYPVLDNVARTLQEYNQTVVEVAGHTDSVGSDAYNQKLSEQRANTVASHLMSRGLNRERFIVVGAGETRPVASNDTEAGRAQNRRVEITLVPIES, encoded by the coding sequence ATGAAGAATTCGATCAAGACCGCCATCCTCGGCCTGACTGCCGCCGCGCTGCTCGCCGGTTGCGCCACCAGCGGTGGCGGCTACTACGGCCAGCCGTATCCGCAGCAGCCGCAGCAACAGGGCCAGCCGCAGGGCCAGCAGCAGGGCATGAGCAAGACCAGCAAGGGCGCGATCATCGGCGCGCTTGCGGGTGTCGCGGCCGGCCTGCTCAGCGGCGACGATGCGACCGAGCGTCGTCAGCGTGCGCTCGTCGGCGCTGGCGTGGGCGGCCTTGCCGGCGCAGCCATCGGCAACTACCAGGACCGCCAGGAACGTGCGCTGCGCGAGCAGATGGCGGGCACCGGCGTCGAAGTGGTGCGCCAGGGCAACAACATCACCCTCAACATGCCCAGCGGCATCACGTTCGATTTCGACAAGTCGAACCTGAAGCCCGAGTTCTACCCGGTGCTGGACAACGTGGCGCGGACGCTGCAGGAGTACAACCAGACGGTCGTGGAAGTTGCCGGCCACACCGACAGCGTCGGCAGCGATGCCTACAACCAGAAGCTGTCCGAACAGCGCGCCAACACGGTGGCCTCCCACCTGATGAGCCGCGGCCTCAACCGCGAGCGCTTCATCGTGGTCGGCGCCGGCGAGACGCGCCCGGTCGCCAGCAACGACACCGAGGCCGGCCGTGCGCAGAACCGCCGCGTCGAGATCACGCTGGTGCCGATCGAGTCGTGA
- a CDS encoding c-type cytochrome — protein MTNKFLAIALLAAVAVAGCSSSDTPAEHSAADRASGHTSSSAGLPAGHIAAGEKLAQTKGKATGQSCFDCHGAEGNAPIDETYPKLAGQYYDYIAHSLQAYRDGDREHPLMSSQAKELTDQQIADLAAYFYSRQSNLRDLHGAH, from the coding sequence ATGACGAACAAGTTCCTCGCCATTGCCCTGCTCGCGGCCGTCGCTGTCGCCGGCTGCTCCAGCTCCGACACGCCGGCCGAGCATTCGGCTGCCGATCGCGCTTCGGGCCACACCTCGTCGTCCGCGGGCCTGCCGGCCGGCCACATCGCCGCCGGCGAGAAGCTGGCCCAGACCAAGGGCAAGGCCACCGGCCAGTCCTGCTTCGACTGCCACGGCGCCGAAGGCAACGCACCGATCGACGAGACCTACCCGAAGCTCGCCGGCCAGTACTACGACTACATCGCCCATTCGCTGCAGGCGTACCGCGATGGCGACCGCGAGCATCCGCTGATGTCGAGCCAGGCCAAAGAGCTGACCGACCAGCAGATCGCCGACCTGGCCGCGTACTTCTATTCGCGCCAGAGCAACCTGCGCGACCTGCACGGCGCGCACTGA
- a CDS encoding c-type cytochrome, whose protein sequence is MRPLMIAACFVLTTAAFSASAQETQAPAAAPAAAAATPAPAAVTGNADRGRQLTYTCQGCHGVTGYKNAYPNYHVPKIGGQSAVYLTNALNEYKKGTRKHPTMQAQSQSFSDQDIADIAAFLSSLK, encoded by the coding sequence ATGCGACCGCTGATGATCGCCGCCTGCTTCGTCCTGACCACCGCCGCGTTCAGCGCGTCGGCCCAGGAAACCCAGGCCCCCGCCGCCGCCCCGGCCGCTGCCGCCGCGACGCCGGCTCCCGCCGCTGTCACGGGCAATGCCGACAGGGGTCGCCAGCTGACCTACACCTGCCAGGGCTGCCACGGCGTCACTGGTTACAAGAACGCCTACCCGAACTACCACGTGCCGAAGATCGGCGGGCAGTCGGCGGTGTATCTGACCAACGCGCTCAACGAATACAAGAAGGGCACGCGCAAGCACCCGACGATGCAGGCCCAGTCGCAGAGCTTCTCCGACCAGGACATCGCCGACATCGCGGCTTTCCTTTCGTCCCTGAAGTGA
- a CDS encoding efflux RND transporter periplasmic adaptor subunit, with protein sequence MRHFARNRSRGFARAAVVLLPCLLLLSACKGGGGAGEAQAKPGEQKGPDAVPVEVAKASRRAVAASYTGTAPLEPVAESQVVAKTSGVALNVMVEEGQQVRAGQTLVRLDSARSELQAAQTAAQMRKLEANYARAKQMADQKLLSANDNDQLRFDLEEARAANRMATLELSYANVEAPINGVIASRSIKTGNFVQINTPIFRIVDTSRLEATLNVPERELATLKSGLPVLLQVDALPGKTFTGTVDRVSPVVDSGSGTFRVVCAFKGDGVLQPGMFGRLKIDYDQRADALVVPRVALLEDDGDPAVFVVTGDKTKRVPVKLGYMDGSWAEIRDGVKEGEQVVVAGKTALRDGTVVQVLGQPQAKKPEVAAVAKTDDKK encoded by the coding sequence ATGCGTCACTTCGCCCGAAATCGCAGCCGTGGTTTTGCCCGCGCCGCTGTCGTCCTGTTGCCGTGCCTGTTGCTCCTGAGCGCCTGCAAGGGCGGGGGCGGGGCCGGCGAAGCCCAGGCCAAGCCGGGGGAGCAGAAGGGCCCGGACGCCGTCCCGGTCGAGGTCGCCAAGGCCTCCCGTCGCGCCGTCGCCGCCAGCTATACCGGCACCGCCCCGCTGGAGCCGGTGGCCGAGTCGCAGGTGGTCGCCAAGACCTCGGGCGTGGCGCTGAACGTGATGGTCGAGGAAGGCCAGCAGGTGCGCGCCGGGCAGACCCTGGTGCGCCTGGACTCCGCCCGTTCGGAGCTGCAGGCCGCCCAGACCGCCGCGCAGATGCGCAAGCTGGAGGCGAACTACGCGCGCGCTAAGCAGATGGCCGACCAGAAGCTGCTCAGCGCGAACGACAACGACCAGCTGCGCTTCGACCTTGAGGAAGCGCGCGCGGCCAACCGCATGGCCACGCTGGAGCTGTCGTACGCCAACGTCGAGGCGCCGATCAACGGCGTGATCGCTTCGCGCTCGATCAAGACCGGCAACTTCGTCCAGATCAACACGCCGATCTTCCGCATCGTCGACACCTCGCGCCTGGAGGCCACGCTGAACGTGCCCGAGCGCGAGCTGGCCACGCTGAAGTCCGGCCTGCCGGTGCTGCTGCAGGTCGATGCGCTGCCGGGCAAGACCTTCACCGGCACCGTCGACCGCGTCTCACCGGTGGTGGACTCGGGCAGCGGTACCTTCCGCGTCGTGTGCGCGTTCAAGGGCGACGGCGTGCTGCAGCCGGGCATGTTCGGCCGCCTCAAGATCGACTACGACCAGCGCGCCGACGCGCTCGTCGTGCCGCGCGTGGCCCTGCTGGAAGACGACGGCGATCCGGCCGTGTTCGTCGTCACCGGCGACAAGACCAAGCGCGTGCCGGTCAAGCTGGGTTACATGGACGGCTCCTGGGCCGAAATCCGCGACGGCGTGAAGGAAGGCGAGCAGGTCGTCGTGGCCGGCAAGACCGCGCTGCGCGACGGCACGGTGGTGCAGGTGCTGGGCCAACCGCAGGCGAAGAAGCCCGAAGTCGCGGCTGTCGCCAAGACCGACGACAAGAAGTAA